A part of Hydrogenobacter sp. T-8 genomic DNA contains:
- a CDS encoding MraY family glycosyltransferase — MQESKLLILVFAFLVSLFINLGIVLLSNKIRTFITDHLHIGPQTFHQKPTPRLGGLAIFLSLCLALPLVFFKDKSLFPLFALLILSSLPALLAGIIEDLTKSLSPKKRLAIIFLSGLSFVFLTGSSVSKVDIPYVDYLFTLQVFSLLFTAIALAGLVNAYNIIDGFNGLASMTAVLNLLAIAYVAYKHNDLTLLYVSLLIVSAIIGFFVLNYPYGLIFLGDGGAYIIGFLVGALSILLVERNPQVSPWFALMVNSYPVVETLFSVYRKTILRKLSPMIPDGLHLHMLVYKIYTKKFFKAKKHPFRNPLTSTFMWIINLIALIPAIVFHSSSPMLALCFVLYASFYVFLYFRLLRKKMPQWATSKD; from the coding sequence GTGCAAGAGTCAAAACTATTAATCTTAGTTTTTGCCTTCTTAGTTTCGCTTTTCATTAACCTTGGCATAGTCTTGCTCTCTAACAAGATAAGGACTTTTATAACCGACCACTTGCACATAGGACCCCAAACCTTCCATCAAAAACCCACGCCAAGACTTGGTGGACTTGCCATATTCCTATCCCTATGCCTTGCACTACCGCTTGTATTTTTCAAAGATAAAAGCCTCTTTCCTCTTTTTGCCCTCTTAATCCTTAGCTCCCTGCCTGCCCTTCTTGCAGGCATAATAGAGGACCTCACCAAAAGCCTAAGCCCCAAAAAAAGACTTGCCATAATTTTCCTCTCTGGTCTTTCCTTTGTATTCCTTACTGGCTCTTCTGTCTCAAAGGTAGATATTCCTTACGTGGACTATCTTTTTACCCTGCAGGTATTCTCTTTGCTCTTTACCGCCATAGCCCTTGCAGGTCTTGTAAATGCCTACAACATAATAGACGGCTTTAATGGGCTTGCCAGCATGACCGCAGTGCTAAACCTTTTAGCCATAGCTTACGTAGCTTACAAACACAATGACCTAACTCTCCTGTATGTTTCTCTCCTTATAGTTTCTGCCATAATAGGCTTCTTTGTGCTTAACTATCCTTATGGTCTTATATTCTTAGGAGACGGTGGTGCCTATATAATTGGTTTTCTCGTTGGTGCTCTTTCTATCTTGCTTGTAGAGAGAAATCCACAAGTATCGCCATGGTTTGCCCTTATGGTTAATAGCTATCCAGTAGTGGAGACGCTTTTTTCTGTATATAGAAAAACCATTTTGAGAAAGCTATCTCCCATGATACCAGACGGTCTTCACTTACACATGCTTGTCTACAAAATATACACAAAAAAGTTTTTCAAAGCAAAAAAACATCCATTCAGAAACCCTCTCACATCTACATTTATGTGGATTATCAACCTAATTGCACTAATTCCTGCAATTGTCTTTCACTCTTCAAGCCCTATGCTTGCCCTATGCTTTGTCTTATATGCTTCTTTTTATGTGTTTTTATACTTTAGACTGCTTCGTAAAAAGATGCCACAATGGGCTACATCGAAAGATTAG
- a CDS encoding zinc-binding dehydrogenase, whose protein sequence is MRAVILENFGGVENLRLVEDFPKPQIKEDEVLIRVKAVALNHLDIWVRTGALAIKPELPHILGSDISGVVEKVGSLVRDIKEGDEVVVAPGLSCGVCYECQSGQDNHCRHYDIIGLRSKGGYAQYISVPARNVIKKPKNLSFEEASSYPLTFLTVWNALVNKAHIKPYHRVLIWGGSSGVGVAGIQLAKLFGAFVIATAGSEEKAKRCLELGADMVINHYQEDVVKRVRELFKEGVDIVVDHVGTQTFWKSVECLKRGGKLVFFGTTTGSQTQIDIRYIFVREIELLGVYMGPRADLFKITELFERGLLKPVVDKVFPLEEAQEAHRYLEESRHFGKVVLKV, encoded by the coding sequence ATGAGAGCGGTTATTCTTGAAAACTTTGGTGGAGTGGAGAACCTAAGGCTTGTGGAGGACTTTCCCAAGCCTCAGATAAAAGAGGACGAGGTTCTCATAAGGGTTAAGGCGGTAGCCCTAAACCACCTTGACATATGGGTAAGAACTGGAGCACTTGCCATAAAGCCAGAGCTCCCTCACATACTTGGCTCAGACATAAGCGGGGTGGTGGAAAAGGTGGGAAGTCTTGTAAGGGACATAAAAGAGGGTGATGAGGTGGTGGTGGCGCCGGGGCTTTCCTGTGGTGTGTGTTATGAGTGTCAGTCAGGTCAGGACAATCACTGCAGGCATTACGACATTATAGGTCTTAGGTCAAAGGGAGGCTACGCCCAGTATATAAGCGTCCCAGCAAGGAATGTGATAAAAAAGCCAAAGAACCTCAGCTTTGAAGAGGCAAGTAGCTATCCTCTTACCTTTTTGACTGTGTGGAACGCTCTGGTTAACAAAGCCCACATAAAGCCTTACCACAGAGTGCTCATATGGGGAGGCTCCTCTGGTGTGGGAGTGGCAGGCATCCAGCTTGCAAAACTCTTTGGAGCTTTTGTTATAGCCACCGCAGGCTCAGAGGAGAAAGCCAAAAGATGCCTTGAGCTTGGTGCGGATATGGTCATAAACCACTACCAAGAGGATGTGGTCAAAAGGGTCAGAGAGCTTTTTAAGGAAGGAGTAGACATAGTGGTAGACCATGTGGGAACGCAAACCTTTTGGAAAAGCGTGGAGTGTCTAAAAAGAGGTGGAAAGTTGGTCTTTTTTGGCACTACCACAGGCTCACAGACACAGATAGACATAAGATATATCTTTGTGCGTGAAATAGAGCTACTTGGCGTTTATATGGGTCCAAGGGCAGACCTCTTTAAGATAACGGAGCTTTTTGAAAGAGGTCTTTTAAAGCCTGTTGTGGACAAGGTCTTTCCACTGGAAGAGGCTCAGGAGGCTCACAGGTATTTAGAAGAATCAAGGCATTTTGGAAAGGTGGTGTTGAAAGTATGA
- the hisD gene encoding histidinol dehydrogenase: protein MRIEDLRNSAWRFNERLNFVKNRGQVLTEEYEHVVKEIIQRVQKEGDKAIIEYTKRFDGLELTSETMEVPYEELERAYNEIEEDVRSALEVAHERIRRFHERQLERSFFTEEEGIVLGNRVLPLERVGIYVPGGKAAYPSTVLMNAVPAVVAGVEEVIMVSPKPNPYTLASAFIAGVSRVYQIGGAQAVAGLAFGTETLPKVDKIVGPGNIFVALAKKLLYGVVDIDMIAGPSEILIIADGSVDPKWTASDLLSQAEHDELAGAFMITTDEEYAREVSQWVEKLLEDFPRREIAQKSIERFGTIFLVEDLYKACEVANYIAPEHLEVLTEEPFALLPYIKHAGAVFLGKYATEPLGDYVLGPNHTLPTGGTARFFSPLGVYHFLKKSSVIYLSKEGFERVADYAESIAKAEGLFAHYYAVRVRREP, encoded by the coding sequence ATGCGTATAGAGGATTTGAGAAACTCCGCTTGGAGGTTTAACGAGAGGCTAAACTTTGTAAAAAACAGAGGGCAGGTGCTTACAGAGGAATACGAGCATGTGGTAAAGGAGATAATCCAAAGAGTCCAAAAAGAGGGTGATAAGGCTATCATAGAATACACAAAGAGGTTTGATGGTCTTGAGCTCACTTCTGAGACTATGGAAGTCCCTTACGAGGAGCTTGAGAGGGCTTATAACGAGATAGAGGAAGATGTAAGGTCCGCCCTTGAGGTAGCCCATGAGAGGATAAGGAGGTTTCACGAAAGGCAGTTGGAGAGGAGCTTTTTCACAGAAGAGGAGGGTATTGTCCTTGGCAATAGGGTCTTACCCCTTGAGAGGGTGGGTATATATGTGCCTGGTGGGAAGGCGGCATATCCCTCTACGGTGTTAATGAACGCAGTGCCTGCGGTGGTGGCGGGTGTGGAAGAGGTTATTATGGTTTCTCCAAAGCCTAACCCCTATACCCTTGCCTCCGCCTTTATAGCAGGTGTAAGCAGGGTATACCAGATTGGTGGTGCTCAAGCTGTCGCAGGGCTTGCCTTTGGAACGGAAACCCTCCCCAAGGTAGATAAGATAGTAGGTCCTGGAAACATATTCGTAGCCCTTGCCAAAAAGCTCCTTTACGGCGTGGTGGACATAGACATGATAGCGGGACCCTCTGAGATACTCATAATAGCGGACGGTAGTGTAGACCCCAAGTGGACTGCCTCTGACCTTCTCTCTCAGGCGGAGCACGACGAGCTGGCGGGAGCTTTTATGATAACCACCGACGAAGAATACGCAAGGGAGGTCTCCCAATGGGTGGAAAAGCTCCTTGAGGACTTTCCAAGAAGGGAGATAGCCCAGAAGTCCATAGAGAGGTTTGGAACCATATTCCTTGTGGAAGACCTATACAAAGCCTGTGAGGTAGCAAACTACATAGCACCAGAGCATCTTGAAGTGCTTACAGAAGAGCCTTTTGCTCTGCTCCCTTACATAAAGCATGCGGGTGCGGTTTTTCTTGGCAAGTATGCAACAGAGCCTCTGGGAGATTATGTGCTTGGACCAAACCACACCCTACCCACAGGAGGGACTGCGAGGTTCTTCTCACCTCTTGGAGTCTATCACTTTCTAAAGAAAAGCTCTGTGATATACCTTTCTAAGGAGGGTTTTGAAAGGGTGGCGGACTATGCGGAAAGCATAGCAAAGGCGGAAGGGCTCTTTGCCCACTACTATGCGGTTAGAGTAAGGAGGGAGCCATGA
- the lgt gene encoding prolipoprotein diacylglyceryl transferase, with translation MYPVLIEIFGIKIYTYGVLVALGALIAYWLVLRFAKKEGINPNHVENTLLLALLLGILGGRLSYVIEHPEHVQSLTDILSIWNGGMDFFGGLAGGVVGAIIGIIKYRLPFWKTADMAVVALSIAHAIGRLGCTSAGCCYGKPFPVDGSVLPGIHFSDKFPFFYVVFPPGAVAPPYMPLYPTQLMEFMGLMAIFLVLLFAYRRKPFDGFVFSLYMLLYGVLRFFLEFFRGVTPPISGIGLTWNQVVALLMIATSIALALWLYREARHEKVA, from the coding sequence ATGTATCCCGTGCTTATAGAGATTTTTGGAATTAAGATATACACCTACGGCGTGCTTGTAGCCCTTGGTGCCCTTATTGCTTACTGGCTGGTGCTTAGGTTTGCAAAGAAGGAAGGCATAAACCCAAACCATGTGGAAAACACCCTTTTGCTTGCCCTCCTGCTTGGCATCCTTGGTGGAAGGCTCTCCTATGTGATAGAACATCCCGAGCATGTCCAAAGCCTTACGGATATTCTTTCCATATGGAACGGTGGTATGGACTTCTTTGGTGGTCTTGCAGGCGGAGTGGTAGGTGCGATCATTGGCATAATAAAATATCGCCTGCCCTTTTGGAAAACCGCAGACATGGCAGTGGTTGCCCTTAGCATAGCCCACGCTATTGGAAGGCTCGGATGCACTTCTGCGGGGTGCTGTTATGGAAAGCCCTTTCCCGTTGATGGCTCTGTGCTTCCGGGTATACACTTTTCAGACAAGTTTCCCTTCTTTTATGTGGTCTTCCCTCCCGGTGCGGTAGCACCCCCCTATATGCCTCTCTATCCCACTCAGCTTATGGAGTTTATGGGTTTAATGGCTATCTTCTTAGTTCTTCTCTTCGCCTATAGGAGAAAGCCCTTTGACGGCTTTGTCTTTTCCCTTTATATGCTTCTGTATGGCGTCCTTAGGTTTTTCCTTGAGTTTTTCAGGGGTGTGACGCCTCCCATAAGTGGCATAGGTCTCACGTGGAATCAGGTAGTTGCCTTGCTTATGATAGCCACCTCTATAGCTTTAGCCCTTTGGCTCTATAGGGAGGCAAGGCATGAAAAAGTGGCTTAA